A single Dechloromonas denitrificans DNA region contains:
- a CDS encoding biotin--[acetyl-CoA-carboxylase] ligase has protein sequence MALIDPVLLKARLGFLAGRFDVDALDECDSTNSELMRRAEHGAPAGTVIVTDRQSAGRGRRGRNWLSAPESSLTFSLLWRFSGPLGRLSGLSLAVGVAVAKALEGLGAQGVCLKWPNDVLLQTGEGHAKLAGILVELAGDRRGTQAIIGIGINLAPPDGDLAQPAAALSQAGHSVADRHVILAAVLSELAGVLETFALEGFAGLKADWQQRNAWQDLPVQILGEGAAPLVGRCLGADEDGALLLETAAGIERIFSGDVSLRPVGSTLGGRSA, from the coding sequence ATGGCCCTGATCGATCCTGTTCTACTCAAAGCCCGGCTGGGTTTCCTGGCCGGGCGCTTCGATGTCGATGCGTTGGACGAATGCGATTCGACCAATAGCGAATTGATGCGGCGCGCCGAACACGGCGCCCCGGCCGGCACGGTGATCGTTACCGACCGGCAGAGCGCCGGGCGCGGGCGGCGTGGCCGCAACTGGTTGTCGGCTCCCGAATCGAGCCTGACCTTTTCCCTGCTCTGGCGTTTTTCCGGGCCGCTCGGCCGCCTCAGCGGCTTGTCGCTGGCGGTTGGCGTGGCCGTCGCCAAGGCTCTCGAAGGCCTCGGCGCGCAAGGGGTTTGCCTGAAGTGGCCGAACGACGTGCTGCTGCAAACCGGCGAGGGCCATGCCAAGCTGGCCGGCATTCTGGTCGAGCTGGCCGGCGACCGGCGCGGCACCCAGGCGATCATCGGTATCGGCATCAATCTGGCGCCACCGGACGGCGACCTGGCGCAACCGGCCGCCGCCTTGAGTCAGGCCGGTCATAGCGTGGCCGACCGGCATGTCATTCTGGCCGCCGTCCTGAGCGAACTGGCTGGCGTGCTGGAAACGTTTGCGCTCGAAGGATTTGCCGGGCTGAAAGCCGACTGGCAGCAACGCAACGCCTGGCAGGACCTGCCGGTGCAGATTCTCGGCGAAGGTGCGGCCCCGCTGGTCGGCCGTTGCCTGGGCGCCGATGAAGATGGCGCCCTGCTGCTCGAAACGGCGGCCGGCATCGAGCGGATTTTCTCGGGTGACGTCAGCCTCCGCCCCGTAGGAAGTACCCTTGGGGGACGCTCCGCATGA
- a CDS encoding type III pantothenate kinase yields MIVCLDSGNSRIKWGIHDGRTWLAQGAASHADSAQLAALPAAWPLPEQVLLANVAGDGAAQRIRELLPAWSPLLREVSPEFRRAGVTNLYQSPGRLGVDRWCALIGARRLGRAACLVVMAGTATTIDTLDAAGNFLGGFILPGSHLMRRALARDTAGLPFADGHYAVHPRCTDDAIVSGALEAQAGAIERAFGRLPGGDGVCLLSGGNAGELADRLVIPHVLVENLPLEGLLQIALDHGKAPEG; encoded by the coding sequence ATGATCGTTTGCCTGGACAGCGGCAACAGCCGTATCAAATGGGGCATCCATGACGGCCGGACGTGGCTCGCCCAGGGCGCGGCAAGCCATGCCGACAGTGCCCAACTGGCCGCTCTGCCGGCCGCCTGGCCGCTGCCGGAACAGGTGTTGCTGGCCAATGTGGCGGGTGATGGCGCGGCACAGCGCATCCGCGAGCTACTGCCGGCATGGTCGCCGCTGCTACGCGAAGTCAGTCCCGAATTCAGGCGGGCCGGCGTGACCAATCTCTACCAAAGCCCCGGACGCCTCGGCGTTGACCGCTGGTGTGCGCTGATCGGCGCGCGCCGCCTCGGCCGTGCCGCCTGTCTCGTGGTGATGGCCGGCACGGCGACCACCATCGACACGCTCGATGCCGCCGGCAATTTCCTCGGCGGCTTCATTCTGCCGGGCAGCCACCTGATGCGCCGTGCCCTGGCCCGCGACACGGCCGGGCTGCCCTTTGCCGACGGGCACTACGCCGTCCATCCGCGGTGTACCGACGATGCCATCGTCAGCGGGGCGCTCGAAGCGCAGGCTGGGGCGATCGAGCGGGCATTCGGCCGTCTGCCCGGCGGCGATGGCGTCTGCCTGCTGTCCGGCGGCAATGCCGGCGAGCTGGCCGATCGTCTTGTCATACCCCATGTGCTGGTCGAAAATCTCCCGCTCGAAGGCTTGTTGCAGATCGCCCTCGACCACGGCAAGGCGCCGGAAGGCTAG
- a CDS encoding DUF350 domain-containing protein, whose translation MFDPVLSSLPAFASFFLTAVALLAVFLGLYVFVTPYSELRLIGEGNTAAAVSLGGAVIGFALPIAVAVATSHNLYAMFGWGVVACVVQLLTFSAARLALPTINHNIPQDKLASGIFLASLSIGVGILNAGCIA comes from the coding sequence ATGTTCGATCCGGTACTCAGCAGTTTGCCGGCATTTGCCAGCTTTTTCCTGACCGCAGTCGCGCTTCTCGCGGTGTTTCTCGGCCTCTATGTTTTTGTTACGCCGTACAGCGAACTGCGGCTGATCGGCGAGGGCAACACGGCGGCCGCCGTTAGTCTCGGCGGCGCCGTCATCGGCTTCGCCCTGCCGATCGCCGTGGCCGTTGCCACCAGCCACAATCTCTACGCGATGTTCGGCTGGGGCGTAGTGGCCTGCGTCGTCCAATTGCTGACCTTCAGCGCGGCCCGTCTGGCGCTGCCGACGATCAACCACAACATTCCCCAGGACAAGCTGGCTTCGGGGATTTTTCTTGCATCGCTCTCGATCGGCGTCGGCATTCTGAACGCCGGCTGCATCGCCTGA
- a CDS encoding SPFH domain-containing protein: MALMDFIKKQFIDILQWTEDADGTLAWRFPMQEMEIQNGASLTVRDSQLALFVNEGTVADVFGPGMYKLTTQTLPVLTYLKNWDKLFESPFKSDLYFFSTRHQLDQKWGTPNPITIRDKEFGIVRMRAFGIYSYHLSDAKTFYQKISGTRDSYGREELEGQLRNSMVAGLTDLFGESGVSFVDMAGNQDEFGAAMLFKMKPLFAEYGLILDSLVVQNVSLPEELQKILDQKIGMNMIGDMGRYTQYQVANAIPEAAKNEGGMAGMGVGLGAGVGFGQVMGQAMAAAIPSVPAAAPGVASVSADEVVATLEKLHGLVEKGILTKEEFEAKKVELLKKLT, encoded by the coding sequence ATGGCACTGATGGATTTCATCAAGAAACAGTTTATCGACATCCTGCAATGGACCGAGGATGCCGACGGCACGCTGGCCTGGCGTTTTCCGATGCAGGAAATGGAAATCCAGAACGGTGCCAGCCTGACCGTGCGCGATTCGCAACTCGCCCTCTTCGTCAATGAAGGCACGGTGGCCGACGTCTTCGGCCCCGGCATGTACAAGCTGACGACGCAGACGCTGCCGGTCCTGACCTACCTGAAGAACTGGGACAAGCTGTTCGAATCCCCGTTCAAGTCCGACCTTTACTTCTTCTCGACGCGTCACCAGCTCGACCAGAAATGGGGCACGCCGAATCCGATCACCATCCGCGACAAGGAATTCGGCATCGTCCGGATGCGCGCCTTCGGCATCTACAGCTACCACCTGAGCGACGCCAAGACTTTCTACCAGAAGATTTCCGGCACCCGCGACAGCTACGGCCGCGAGGAACTCGAAGGCCAGTTGCGCAACAGCATGGTGGCCGGCCTGACTGACCTGTTCGGCGAGTCGGGCGTTTCCTTCGTCGACATGGCGGGCAATCAGGACGAGTTTGGCGCTGCCATGCTCTTCAAAATGAAGCCGCTGTTCGCCGAATACGGCCTGATCCTCGATTCGCTGGTCGTCCAGAACGTCTCGCTGCCGGAAGAGCTGCAGAAGATCCTCGACCAGAAAATCGGCATGAACATGATCGGCGACATGGGTCGCTACACCCAGTACCAGGTCGCCAACGCCATTCCGGAAGCGGCGAAGAACGAGGGCGGCATGGCCGGCATGGGCGTCGGCCTTGGCGCCGGGGTCGGCTTCGGCCAGGTCATGGGCCAGGCGATGGCCGCCGCCATCCCGTCGGTGCCGGCTGCCGCGCCGGGCGTCGCGTCTGTGTCGGCCGACGAGGTCGTCGCGACCCTGGAGAAATTGCATGGGTTGGTCGAGAAGGGCATCCTCACGAAAGAGGAGTTCGAGGCCAAGAAAGTCGAATTGCTCAAGAAACTGACCTGA
- a CDS encoding DUF4178 domain-containing protein, with translation MALTASCPSCGAPVVFQSASSVFAVCAYCQSTLVRHDQALEDIGKMAALVEDRSPLQLGAEGAYKGVHFALIGRIQIKYSQGLWNEWHLLFDDMRTGWLSEAGGEYVLTFAEFVADALPQLAELKIGQRFVLASRTWTVSNIENAECVAGQGELPFKVGAGYPVAAVDLRNGANFATLDYSEVPPLFFVGEAVAFSSLKMTNLRDGMAIPTVIVEARVFRCPSCGAPLQARAKDILAVGCASCGAVVDTANENYQVLSKALGQRDEKYVPRLPLGSKGKLEDQAVEVIGFLVKLCKVDGIAYDWREYLLAAEHGSYRWLTEYNGHWNIADVLSNPPATSGIIEVDAVRYGGQAFKHFATTQAAEVIQVAGEFTWRVRRGETNRVVDYVAPPLMLSRESTASDLSWSQGLYVAPAVIRDAFKLPASLPEPIGVYANQPNPWAETHRRVCRLFWKLALLAVLLQLFFVLLAGGKPLLRQELVFSPQLAGESVVSGEFEVREKPRKLTVRNTTTLDNNWIGLEMMLVNKASGAAWPATRELSYYSGRDGGESWSEGSRDDEVVFRDVPPGTYYLTLDPDLAPDKPVPVRDTLEVLSGGAGWSNFVMVLIFLAIFPIFTRLRHAAFEAGRWAESDHAPASSDDTDEDD, from the coding sequence GTGGCGCTGACCGCCTCCTGCCCTTCCTGTGGCGCGCCGGTTGTCTTCCAGTCGGCGTCGTCGGTCTTTGCCGTCTGCGCCTACTGTCAGAGCACGCTGGTCCGCCACGACCAGGCGCTCGAAGATATCGGCAAGATGGCGGCGCTGGTCGAGGACCGCTCGCCGCTCCAGCTCGGCGCCGAGGGCGCCTACAAGGGCGTCCATTTCGCGCTGATCGGGCGGATCCAGATCAAGTACAGCCAGGGCCTGTGGAACGAATGGCACCTGCTGTTCGATGACATGCGCACCGGCTGGCTGTCGGAGGCGGGCGGCGAGTATGTACTCACATTTGCCGAATTTGTCGCGGACGCCCTGCCGCAATTGGCTGAGCTGAAGATCGGCCAGCGCTTCGTGCTGGCCAGCCGGACGTGGACGGTCAGCAATATCGAAAACGCCGAATGCGTTGCCGGCCAGGGGGAGTTGCCGTTCAAGGTCGGGGCCGGCTACCCGGTGGCTGCGGTGGATCTGCGCAACGGGGCCAATTTCGCGACGCTCGATTATTCGGAAGTGCCGCCGCTGTTCTTTGTCGGCGAGGCGGTTGCTTTCTCGTCGCTGAAAATGACCAACCTGCGCGACGGCATGGCGATCCCGACGGTAATCGTCGAAGCCAGGGTTTTCCGCTGCCCGAGTTGCGGCGCGCCGCTGCAGGCGCGCGCGAAGGACATTCTGGCGGTCGGCTGCGCCAGTTGCGGGGCAGTGGTCGATACGGCCAACGAGAATTACCAGGTGCTTTCCAAAGCGCTCGGCCAGCGCGACGAGAAATACGTGCCGCGCCTGCCGCTCGGCAGCAAGGGCAAACTGGAGGATCAGGCGGTCGAGGTGATCGGTTTTCTCGTCAAGCTGTGCAAGGTCGATGGCATCGCCTACGACTGGCGCGAATACCTGCTCGCCGCCGAGCATGGCAGCTATCGCTGGCTGACCGAGTACAACGGCCACTGGAACATTGCCGACGTGCTGTCCAATCCGCCCGCCACCAGCGGCATCATCGAAGTCGATGCGGTGCGTTACGGCGGGCAGGCGTTCAAGCATTTTGCGACGACGCAGGCGGCCGAAGTCATCCAGGTCGCCGGCGAGTTCACCTGGCGCGTCCGGCGCGGCGAAACCAACCGGGTGGTCGATTACGTCGCGCCGCCGCTGATGCTGTCGCGTGAATCGACCGCCAGCGACTTGAGTTGGTCGCAGGGCCTGTATGTCGCCCCGGCTGTGATTCGCGATGCCTTCAAGCTGCCGGCCAGCCTGCCGGAGCCGATCGGCGTCTATGCCAACCAGCCTAATCCGTGGGCCGAGACGCACCGGCGGGTTTGTCGGCTGTTCTGGAAACTGGCCCTGCTTGCCGTGTTGCTGCAGCTCTTTTTCGTCCTGCTTGCCGGCGGTAAACCGCTGCTCCGCCAGGAACTGGTTTTCTCGCCGCAACTGGCCGGCGAAAGCGTGGTGAGCGGCGAGTTCGAGGTGCGCGAGAAGCCGCGCAAGCTGACCGTGCGCAATACGACGACGCTCGACAACAACTGGATCGGCCTCGAGATGATGCTGGTCAACAAGGCCAGTGGCGCAGCCTGGCCGGCAACCCGCGAGCTGTCCTACTACTCGGGCCGGGATGGCGGCGAAAGCTGGTCGGAAGGCAGTCGGGACGACGAGGTGGTTTTCCGCGATGTTCCGCCCGGTACCTACTACCTGACGCTCGACCCCGATCTGGCGCCGGACAAGCCGGTGCCGGTGCGCGATACGCTCGAGGTGCTGAGTGGCGGCGCCGGCTGGTCGAACTTCGTCATGGTGCTGATCTTTCTCGCCATCTTTCCGATCTTCACGCGGCTTCGCCATGCCGCCTTCGAAGCCGGCCGCTGGGCCGAAAGCGACCACGCGCCGGCGAGCAGCGACGATACCGACGAGGACGACTGA
- a CDS encoding diguanylate cyclase: protein MRLITLVLLWILVSPAAALEKVSVQLNWKHQFQFAGFYAAIDQGYFRDAGFDVSLRELADGHDPISAVLNGEADFGVAASELALHRAQGKPVVALAVIIQHSPAVLLVNRRKTLTIEALNERRIMLLPHEAELLAYLKRAGVSRYTAVPHSFDTADLIAGRVDALSGYSTDEPFVLRREKFPFLAFSPSTAGVDFYGDALFTVEQRIAKSPDAVRAFRAAVLRGWQYAMDHPEELAELIRRQYSTRHSKEHLLFEASEMARLMQPDLVEIGQMSAPRWQQIGQTYAELGMLPPGFSLDGLVYRSEPRSLPDWVWPVLVFATLVCSLVAIAAAHYARLNRRLAREIKIRQGVEAALRKSKQRYRRLAEQSKDVIWTLDLASMRFTYVSAAVESMRGFTPQEVMAQPLAAALTEDSYAATMALLEEHLRRLGEGDTTAMSAMTEVEQPHKNGSIVSSEVVASFLLDDDGRPSSILGISRDNSERRASEAQLRAANESLRSQLQEIEQLQVALREQAIRDSLTSCFNRRYLDETLERELSRARREGYPLALVILDLDHFKQINDTCGHQAGDAALKELANQLRSDIRHEDVLCRYGGEEFVILMPRMPLGIAAERAERWRRAIAEIRVRFGSFELAFTTSAGVAAYPDHARMPDDLMQSADQALYVAKNEGRNRVVVYSPPAT from the coding sequence ATGCGCCTGATCACCCTTGTCTTGCTGTGGATACTTGTTTCGCCCGCTGCTGCGCTGGAGAAGGTCAGTGTTCAGCTCAACTGGAAGCACCAGTTCCAGTTCGCCGGCTTTTACGCGGCTATCGACCAAGGTTATTTCCGCGACGCCGGGTTCGACGTCAGCCTGCGCGAACTCGCCGATGGCCATGACCCGATTAGCGCCGTCCTCAACGGCGAGGCGGATTTCGGGGTGGCGGCGTCGGAACTGGCGCTGCACCGCGCGCAGGGCAAACCGGTCGTCGCGCTGGCGGTGATCATCCAGCATTCGCCGGCGGTGCTGCTAGTCAATCGCCGCAAGACTCTCACCATCGAAGCGCTCAACGAGCGGCGGATCATGCTGCTGCCGCACGAGGCCGAGTTGCTCGCCTATCTCAAGCGGGCCGGTGTCAGTCGCTACACGGCCGTGCCGCATAGCTTCGATACGGCCGATCTGATTGCCGGGCGGGTAGATGCGCTGTCCGGTTACTCGACGGACGAACCCTTTGTCCTGCGCCGCGAAAAGTTTCCCTTCCTGGCCTTTTCTCCGAGTACGGCAGGCGTCGATTTTTACGGTGATGCGTTGTTTACCGTCGAGCAACGGATCGCCAAATCGCCGGATGCCGTCCGGGCCTTCCGGGCGGCGGTCCTGCGCGGCTGGCAGTACGCCATGGACCATCCGGAGGAACTGGCCGAGCTGATCCGTCGGCAGTATTCGACCCGCCACAGCAAGGAGCATCTGCTGTTCGAAGCGAGCGAAATGGCCCGGCTGATGCAGCCCGACCTGGTTGAAATCGGCCAGATGTCGGCGCCGCGCTGGCAGCAGATCGGCCAGACCTATGCCGAACTCGGCATGCTGCCGCCCGGCTTCTCGCTCGATGGCCTGGTGTACCGGAGCGAGCCGCGCAGCTTGCCGGACTGGGTCTGGCCGGTTCTCGTCTTTGCGACACTGGTTTGTTCGCTGGTGGCGATCGCGGCGGCCCACTACGCCCGCCTGAACCGACGTCTGGCGCGGGAGATCAAGATCCGGCAAGGGGTCGAGGCGGCATTGCGGAAGAGCAAACAACGTTATCGCCGGCTGGCCGAGCAGAGCAAGGATGTCATCTGGACCCTCGATCTGGCCAGCATGCGGTTCACTTATGTCAGCGCCGCGGTCGAAAGCATGCGCGGCTTCACGCCGCAGGAGGTCATGGCGCAGCCGCTGGCGGCGGCGCTGACCGAAGATTCCTATGCGGCCACGATGGCCTTGCTGGAGGAGCATCTCCGCCGTCTCGGCGAAGGCGACACGACGGCCATGTCGGCGATGACCGAGGTCGAGCAGCCGCACAAGAACGGCAGCATCGTTTCGTCCGAAGTCGTCGCTAGCTTTCTGCTCGACGACGACGGGCGGCCGAGCAGCATCCTCGGCATTTCCCGCGACAATTCGGAACGGCGGGCCAGCGAGGCGCAGTTGCGGGCGGCCAACGAAAGCCTGCGCAGCCAGTTGCAGGAAATCGAGCAACTGCAGGTGGCCCTGCGCGAGCAGGCGATCCGCGACAGCCTGACCAGCTGCTTCAACCGCCGCTATCTCGATGAAACCCTGGAGCGCGAGTTGTCGCGCGCCCGGCGTGAAGGTTACCCGTTGGCGCTGGTCATCCTCGATCTCGATCATTTCAAGCAGATCAACGACACCTGCGGTCACCAGGCCGGCGATGCGGCGCTGAAGGAGCTGGCCAACCAGCTGCGTTCCGACATTCGCCATGAGGACGTGCTGTGTCGCTACGGCGGCGAGGAATTCGTCATCCTGATGCCGCGTATGCCGCTCGGCATTGCGGCCGAACGAGCCGAGCGCTGGCGCCGGGCGATTGCCGAAATCCGTGTCCGCTTCGGTAGCTTCGAGCTGGCCTTCACCACCTCGGCTGGCGTTGCCGCCTACCCGGATCACGCCAGAATGCCCGATGATCTGATGCAGTCGGCCGATCAGGCGCTCTACGTGGCCAAGAACGAGGGGCGGAATCGCGTCGTGGTTTACTCGCCGCCCGCCACTTAG
- a CDS encoding glycine-rich domain-containing protein: protein MIKLFVAGALLLAVLLVWQKWRRAGQARHIEHYPYQRVVDQRLAARRPELSAEQRGEVLAGLVDYFQICRKAGRRMVAMPSQAVDDAWHEFILSTRLYDKFCRHAFGRFLHHTPAAAMQSPTQADDGIRRAWRLACAHEGIDPKQPDRLPRLFALDARLALAGGFIYQLDCLAAGMAGRAYCASHIGCSSGCSGDSGGADSSDAGGDGGGGCGGD, encoded by the coding sequence GTGATCAAACTGTTCGTTGCCGGCGCCCTGCTTTTGGCGGTTCTTCTGGTCTGGCAAAAATGGCGGCGCGCCGGACAGGCGCGCCACATCGAGCACTATCCCTACCAACGCGTTGTCGACCAGCGCCTGGCGGCACGCCGCCCGGAACTGAGCGCCGAGCAGCGCGGCGAAGTACTGGCCGGCCTGGTCGATTATTTTCAGATCTGCCGCAAGGCCGGCCGGCGCATGGTGGCGATGCCCTCGCAGGCCGTCGATGACGCCTGGCACGAGTTCATTCTGAGCACCCGGCTGTACGACAAGTTCTGCCGCCACGCTTTCGGCCGTTTCCTGCATCACACGCCGGCTGCGGCGATGCAATCGCCGACCCAGGCCGACGACGGCATCCGGCGGGCCTGGCGACTGGCTTGCGCACACGAGGGGATCGATCCGAAACAGCCGGATCGTCTGCCCCGGCTATTTGCGCTGGATGCTCGTCTGGCCTTGGCCGGCGGCTTCATCTATCAGCTCGATTGCCTAGCGGCCGGGATGGCCGGACGCGCTTACTGCGCCAGCCATATCGGCTGCAGCAGCGGCTGTTCTGGCGACTCCGGCGGAGCGGACAGCAGCGATGCCGGGGGAGACGGCGGCGGGGGCTGCGGCGGCGACTAA
- a CDS encoding NAD-dependent succinate-semialdehyde dehydrogenase: MNLQNKELLRSGNFIAGQWIAADDLATLPVVNPASGLVLGEVPRCGAAETGRAIAAAEAAWPAWRALSAKQRAGLLQAWFKLIIDNADDLAQLITAEGGKPLAEARGEVIYGASFVEWFAEEGKRTYGESIPSPVADKRLLVIKQPIGVCAAITPWNFPLAMITRKVAPALAAGCPVVVKPAEATPLTALALAFLAEQAGFPAGVFNVVTGNPQAIGGALTASPVVRKLSFTGSTGVGRLLMAQCAPTVKKLSLELGGNAPFIVFDDADLDAAVDGAMTAKYRNTGQTCVCANRFLVQAGIYEAFAAKLAEKTEALKVGPGDQPGVTQGPLINAAGLAKVEAHVADAVSKGARVLAGGARHALGGNFFQPTVLADVTREMKVAREETFGPVAPLFRFTTEAEAIAMANDTEFGLAAYFFSRNIGRCWRVGEALEYGMVGINTGLISNEVAPFGGIKQSGIGREGSKYGIEEYLEIKYLCFDVTP; this comes from the coding sequence ATGAATCTACAGAACAAGGAATTGCTGCGCTCCGGCAACTTTATCGCCGGCCAATGGATCGCGGCCGACGATCTGGCCACCTTGCCGGTCGTCAATCCGGCAAGCGGCCTGGTCCTCGGCGAAGTGCCGCGCTGCGGCGCCGCCGAGACCGGCCGGGCCATCGCCGCGGCCGAGGCGGCCTGGCCGGCCTGGCGCGCCTTGAGCGCCAAGCAGCGGGCCGGGCTGTTGCAGGCCTGGTTCAAGCTGATCATCGACAACGCCGACGATCTCGCCCAACTGATCACGGCCGAAGGCGGCAAGCCGCTGGCCGAAGCCCGCGGCGAAGTGATTTACGGCGCCTCCTTCGTCGAATGGTTTGCCGAGGAAGGCAAGCGCACCTACGGCGAGAGCATTCCCAGCCCGGTCGCCGACAAACGCTTGCTGGTCATCAAGCAACCGATCGGTGTCTGCGCGGCAATTACGCCATGGAATTTCCCGCTCGCCATGATCACCCGCAAGGTCGCCCCGGCCCTTGCCGCCGGTTGCCCGGTGGTCGTCAAGCCGGCCGAGGCAACCCCGCTGACCGCGCTGGCCCTGGCTTTCCTCGCCGAACAGGCGGGCTTTCCGGCCGGCGTCTTCAATGTCGTGACCGGCAACCCGCAAGCCATCGGCGGCGCACTGACCGCCAGCCCGGTGGTCCGCAAGCTGTCCTTCACCGGCTCGACCGGCGTTGGCCGCTTGCTGATGGCGCAGTGCGCCCCGACGGTCAAGAAACTCTCGCTCGAACTGGGCGGCAACGCGCCCTTCATCGTTTTCGACGATGCCGATCTCGATGCGGCGGTGGACGGCGCGATGACCGCCAAATACCGGAACACCGGCCAGACCTGCGTCTGCGCCAACCGCTTTCTCGTCCAGGCGGGGATTTACGAAGCCTTTGCCGCCAAGCTCGCCGAGAAGACGGAGGCTTTGAAAGTCGGCCCCGGCGACCAGCCGGGCGTCACCCAGGGCCCGTTGATCAATGCCGCCGGCCTGGCCAAGGTCGAAGCCCATGTCGCCGATGCCGTCAGCAAAGGAGCCCGCGTCTTGGCGGGCGGCGCCCGCCATGCCCTGGGCGGCAATTTCTTCCAGCCGACGGTGCTGGCCGATGTAACACGCGAGATGAAGGTGGCGCGCGAGGAAACCTTCGGCCCGGTCGCCCCACTGTTCCGCTTCACCACTGAAGCGGAAGCCATCGCCATGGCCAACGATACCGAATTCGGCCTGGCCGCCTATTTCTTCAGCCGCAACATCGGCCGCTGCTGGCGGGTCGGCGAAGCACTGGAATATGGCATGGTCGGCATCAATACCGGCCTGATCTCGAACGAGGTGGCGCCGTTCGGCGGCATCAAGCAGTCCGGCATCGGCCGCGAAGGTTCCAAGTACGGCATCGAGGAATACCTGGAAATCAAATACCTCTGCTTCGACGTGACGCCGTGA
- a CDS encoding C40 family peptidase — protein sequence MPIPALFPAALLALLLTACGSPPSRPVASSETIAQQNLAVSEKRNEVALYALGLIDTGYRFGGKNPEAGLDCSGMVSYIYGQAAGLKVRGSAADIARSGRPIERTALRAGDLVFFNTRNQSFSHVGIYLGEARFIHAPSTNGRVRIDRLSDRYYAQRFEAARTFFD from the coding sequence ATGCCGATTCCTGCCCTGTTTCCCGCTGCGCTGCTCGCTTTGCTGCTGACGGCCTGTGGCAGCCCGCCCAGTCGTCCGGTCGCGTCGTCGGAAACTATAGCGCAACAAAACTTGGCGGTCAGCGAGAAGCGCAACGAGGTCGCGCTCTACGCGCTCGGCCTGATCGACACCGGCTACCGCTTCGGCGGCAAGAATCCCGAAGCCGGACTCGATTGCAGCGGCATGGTCAGCTACATCTACGGCCAGGCGGCCGGGCTCAAGGTGCGTGGCAGCGCTGCCGACATCGCCCGGAGTGGCCGGCCAATCGAACGGACCGCCCTGCGCGCCGGTGATCTGGTGTTTTTCAACACCCGCAACCAGTCGTTTTCACATGTCGGCATTTACCTCGGCGAGGCGCGTTTCATCCATGCTCCATCGACCAATGGCCGGGTCCGTATTGACCGTCTGAGCGACCGCTACTATGCGCAACGCTTCGAAGCGGCGCGAACTTTCTTCGATTGA
- a CDS encoding LysR family transcriptional regulator, which yields MYPEWQQSEQRNDRKQTKASMADLNLMAIFARVVEAGSFAEAARRMGTSRSAVSKGVAKLEKSLGAHLLNRTTRYLSLTEIGASVAEHCARMLEEATEAEKLVGSFNGEARGVLRVSASVAFGTLHVAPALAKFLPLHPELKIDLSITDRWVNLAEEGYDLAIHVTSEPQPNLVARPLAPVRRKLCATPDYFRRRGVPQTPADLVTHNCLDYTRSGEPGRWRFTGPKGEIAVPVNGPLHVDDDEALSQAVLGGLGVGLLPTFIIGKDLQNGSLQAVLSEYIPVERHVYAMYLPTRHLPSKVRVFIDFLIAHIGEEPYWDR from the coding sequence ATGTATCCTGAATGGCAACAATCAGAGCAGCGCAATGACAGAAAACAAACGAAGGCATCGATGGCTGATTTGAATTTGATGGCAATTTTTGCTCGCGTTGTCGAGGCAGGCAGTTTTGCGGAAGCGGCTCGACGGATGGGCACGTCCCGTTCAGCCGTCAGCAAGGGCGTGGCAAAGCTGGAAAAGTCGCTTGGCGCGCACCTGCTTAATCGGACCACCCGCTATCTCAGCCTCACCGAAATCGGCGCCTCGGTCGCCGAACATTGTGCCCGCATGCTGGAAGAGGCAACGGAAGCGGAGAAACTTGTTGGCAGTTTCAACGGTGAAGCGCGGGGCGTACTTCGCGTCAGCGCCTCGGTTGCCTTCGGAACACTTCATGTGGCACCGGCGCTCGCCAAGTTTCTTCCGCTCCATCCGGAGCTTAAGATAGACCTCAGCATTACGGACCGCTGGGTAAATCTAGCCGAGGAAGGGTATGACCTGGCAATCCATGTTACCAGCGAGCCGCAACCGAATTTGGTCGCCCGCCCGCTGGCACCGGTCCGGCGAAAATTGTGCGCGACCCCGGACTACTTCCGGCGCCGAGGTGTTCCGCAAACCCCTGCCGACCTGGTGACACATAACTGCCTGGACTACACCCGCTCCGGAGAACCGGGGCGCTGGCGCTTTACTGGACCAAAGGGCGAAATCGCCGTACCCGTTAATGGCCCATTGCACGTCGATGACGACGAAGCGCTTTCGCAAGCTGTCCTGGGCGGACTGGGGGTTGGTCTTTTACCCACTTTCATCATCGGCAAAGACCTGCAGAACGGCAGCTTGCAGGCCGTGCTATCCGAGTACATCCCGGTCGAGCGCCATGTCTACGCGATGTACTTGCCAACGCGGCACCTTCCCAGCAAGGTCCGGGTATTCATCGATTTTCTGATCGCCCATATCGGCGAGGAACCGTATTGGGATCGATAG